CGTGAGGGCCGGGATCGTGCAGAGCAGAAAAGAAACGGCGAACAACGCTCCCCGGAGAGGGACGGAGAATCGGGCGAGATCGCCGCGCACCAACGAGTCGAGCAGAAAGGGCAAAATCAGGATCAAATATCTCGCTCCCATCGCCCAGCCACCGTGCGCCGCGCCATGTCCACACATGAGGAGGAAGGAGAAAACGACGGCGCAGGTTTTGATTCGATGGCGGAGCGTGGAGCGTTCGCGCCCGGTGAAATGCGCGATGATGGCCAGGATAAGAATCGGCGAGAAAAAGAGCAGGCCGCGTGCGGGTGAAAGGAGAAGGAGGAACGCATTGGATGGGGTTGGAACGCCGATTCCGAAGACGCCCTGGCTCGCCACCTCGGCCCACTCGGGAAAACTCTCGTGCGCATAAGAGACCGAGAACGGTGAACCGAAAAGCGAGTTGTTGTAAACGAGAAGCAGAATCGCGAACGGCACACCGCCCAGGACGAAAAAGGCAATGCGCCGATAGCGTTCGCGTTTCCCCGTGAAGAGCAGCCCGGCGCCGAAGATCAGAATCGCAAAGAGCGACGAAAGTTCGCAAGTGACCGCAAGCCCGGAAAGCAGACCGGCCCAGAGGCATTTTTTCGGGGTGGCGCGGTCGGAGTCGTAGAGCAGGCAAAACGCGAAATAGACCACTACGGCAACGAAGACGTGGGAGAAAAACAAGAGGCTATAAAGAAAGAGCGGCGTCGCGAACAGGACCGTCGCGAGCGAGAATTCATTCCCGCCTTTTCGATGGAACCAGAGTGCGAGCAGAAGCAGCGGCAGCGTCCCAATCACCAGGCGCATGACAAACCAGCTTGTCCGGATGTTCGAAGGATTGGGCGGTCCGACAAAAATTCTGGTCAGCGCATAGAACGGTGCCGCCAGGACCGCGGTGCCCGGGGCTTTGTTGGAGTAGAGTTGCTCGCCTACCCGCGCCGTATCGACATTTTTCCCAATCAAGCTTTCCGTCCAGGAGATCTCAAACGACCGATGTTCGACTAGCGAAGCGGCCGTTGCCCAGCGGGTCAACTCATTCGCCGACCCGCCATGCGGGAACATCGGCAGGAGATAGACGGCAAGAAAACCGAAGAGCAGGAGAATGGAAACGCGCGCGGACAATCGTGGCATATTGAGAGGCTAATAAGGGTCGAGATTGCGGCGTTGGCGATTAAAAAAGGGCGACGGTCTGCGTCGAAGCTCCCTCAATTTGGGAAACCGCGAGGCCCGCAATCGCGAGTCGGGATTGTTCTCGGTCTGCGTAAGAAAAGATTGTGTTCGCTCAGCGTGCTGTCCATAAACCATCTCATGAAATGCCCCCGCCGTTGGGTGACCGCCGTTGCGGTGTTGGTTTTCTTCCCGGGGATTGGCGACGGTGGCGTTTTCACGGTTGTGAATAGCAACTCCAGCGGGCCCGGCTCGCTCGTGCAGGCCGTGAACGACGCCAACTCAGTTGCAGGTCCACATCAAATCGTCTTCGACATTCCGGGCCCCGGCGTCCACATCATTGACCTGAATAAGGAGGGGGTCGCGGTTGGTTCCTCCATCACCGTCGACGGGTACACTCAACCCGGCGCGAGTCCGAACACCCTGACCGTCGGAAACAACGCGGTGATCCTGATTGAGCTGGATGGTGGCGGGCCGTTCGCCAAAGGCTCCGGCGCCCTGCTGATGTACGGCAATGACAGCGTGGTCCGGGGTCTCTCGTTTACCGGATTTTCCGGGCCGGACGCGGACTATGCAGCCATTTCGATCGGCAGCGCTATTCCAGAATATGGCTTCCGGAACCGGGTCGAGGGGAACTTTATCGGCCTCACGCCGGACGGCGTTACTTTGAACGGCAATGATTACGGCATCTATTTTTTCGGGGGCACTGGGAACACGGTTGGTGGCAATACTCCCGCCGCTCGCAATCTCATCTCGGGGAATCGCGTCGGCATATTCGCCGGGGTGAATTCAACGATAATTGGCAACTACTTCGGGACCGATGCGAGCGGCTTCCGGCAAGGATATGGAAATGATACCGCCATAAGCACGGGGCACAGCATCATTGGCACCGGAGAACCCGGCGCCGGAAATGTCTTTGCTGACAATGGAATTGCGATTCAGGCATTTTCAGGAAATTCGATCATCCGCGGAAACCTGATCGGGCTATTGCCCGATGGAAGTCCATCTTTTGGCAACGGAATAGGAATCACTAGCGCAGGTTTTGACACCATCGGGGGCCTCGAGCCTGGGCAGGGCAATGTGATCGCCTACAACACGACTGGGGTTCTGGCTGGACAAACCTCGATTCTCTCAAACCTGTTTTACGGCAACTCATCCATTGATATCGACATCGGACCACATGGACGGACGGAGAACGACTTTGGCGACGTGGATCAGGTGCAGAATTTTCCGGTTATCCTGTCCGTCACGCGAACGCCGGAGAGCACAACCGTGACAGGCGGCTTGAACAGCACGCCTTCCACGGACTTCACCCTTCAGTTTTTCGCTAACGGGGCCACAATCACAGCGCCTCAAACCCTGCTCGGGACCGAGAAAGTAATGACGAACAGCTTTGGTGATGCGCCCTTCAGCTTTTCTTTCCCAATCCAGACATTGGCGGATCAATTCATTACCGTCACCGCGACCAACCCTGAAAACGAGACTTCCGAGTTTTTCCCTTCGGATGACAGGGTGGAACCCGCCAATATTTCGACCCGCGGGTACGTCGGAACGGGCAATGACGTTCTAATCGGCGGCTTTATCCGCGGGAATGGCTTCTTACGAACGTTACTCATCCGGGCCCTGGGGCCTTCTTTGAACGTGAGTGGCGCGCTGGCGGATCCAACACTCGTGGTCCGTCGCTCCAACGGCCAGATTGTCGCTCAAAACGACAATTGGAAAACTTCGCAGGAGCAGGAAATCCGCGATACCGGGTTGGCGCCGGCGAATGATCTGGAAGCAGCGGTGCTAACGCCTATCCTGGGCTCGCCCTTCGTGGATAATCGGCAGTTCACCGTGGAGGTGAGCGGGTCTAACGGAGGCGTCGGCATCGGCACCGTGGAAATCTATGAACTCGGCTCGGGCGATAACTCCACTGAACTTCTTAACATCTCCACCCGTGGCCGCGTCGGGACGGGCGACAGCGTCCTGATCGGTGGGACAATTATCCACGGGAGCGCTCCGCAGAAGTTAGTCATCCGCGCGATTGGTCCCGATTTGGCAGGAGCGGGGGTTCCTGGCGCGCTCCAGGATCCGACTCTCGAGATTCGCGATGCCGCCGGCACTCTGCTGGCTTCCAACGATGATTGGCGGAGCGATCAGGAGCAGGAAATCATCAACAGCGGACTCGCGCCGCAGGACAATCGTGATTCCGCCATCCTAATGACTCTGGTGCCGACCAGCTATACGGCAATCGTGCGGGGCAAAGGCGGCACAACCGGCATCGCCCTAATCGAGCTCTACAATCTCAATTAGCCCCGCGGATCCTTGTCCGCGGCCAACGAGTTCCGATGCGACGCCCGTCACTGCGCCTT
This Chthoniobacterales bacterium DNA region includes the following protein-coding sequences:
- a CDS encoding tetratricopeptide repeat protein; this encodes MPRLSARVSILLLFGFLAVYLLPMFPHGGSANELTRWATAASLVEHRSFEISWTESLIGKNVDTARVGEQLYSNKAPGTAVLAAPFYALTRIFVGPPNPSNIRTSWFVMRLVIGTLPLLLLALWFHRKGGNEFSLATVLFATPLFLYSLLFFSHVFVAVVVYFAFCLLYDSDRATPKKCLWAGLLSGLAVTCELSSLFAILIFGAGLLFTGKRERYRRIAFFVLGGVPFAILLLVYNNSLFGSPFSVSYAHESFPEWAEVASQGVFGIGVPTPSNAFLLLLSPARGLLFFSPILILAIIAHFTGRERSTLRHRIKTCAVVFSFLLMCGHGAAHGGWAMGARYLILILPFLLDSLVRGDLARFSVPLRGALFAVSFLLCTIPALTFPFPPPEFSFPHNNFWRPLLVNEHWFTPTLGNALGLPASGISLLPVLLAFLGVICLVCLNARQRNGFVLGVLAGFVVVGTYAFLPNLDDKETQFRRATIAERFFRPANRLEPIRREATAEKDWKTLRRINESEWNIADTRASAPDDFPYLETRTLNPSPVAELKNVLALQQTGKGAEGEQILQNAKAKYPYGRCEISTNLAIIYYTTNRKELALQELESVQSLVDKAASPNCARSQFLLGSLYQELSRNEDALRVFRQFMANTEGATDPETKSYRQKLSGAGL